In a genomic window of Enterobacter asburiae:
- a CDS encoding spore coat protein U domain-containing protein has product MTRLLLLLLLLFSGGGWAACTVSTVNASFGSVTSFALSGNGEVETTGTLVVACDAVLNVLTNDSVTLNYTAASVSGNSRATMKRTDNAAITDVIPTRLCGLSGCASSSEVQISNSYTWSGNTLLGLLGSKRYNIPLYFRTIPGQNVTAGPYQVLLTFSINYNVCAVGLGSLCTSPQSGTATTSILLNMTVTNDCSAMTTPDVNFNSAPLVQSFPNVSQAIAVTCTKGSTYTIGINNGANALNNVRRMVSGSNALSYDIYKEASGNRWGGSGAERWSSATSSQVSSDGLLRTYNYTAKVLTNQATPPAGTYTDTLIVDVAF; this is encoded by the coding sequence ATGACGCGCCTGCTGCTGCTGTTGCTGTTGCTTTTCTCCGGCGGCGGCTGGGCGGCGTGCACCGTCAGTACGGTCAATGCGTCGTTTGGCAGCGTCACGTCGTTTGCGTTGAGCGGAAACGGGGAAGTGGAAACCACCGGCACGCTGGTGGTGGCGTGTGACGCCGTGCTCAATGTGCTGACCAACGACTCGGTGACCCTGAACTACACCGCAGCGTCGGTATCGGGCAACAGCCGCGCCACCATGAAACGCACGGATAACGCGGCCATCACGGACGTGATCCCCACCCGGCTGTGCGGATTATCGGGCTGCGCGAGCAGCAGCGAGGTGCAGATAAGTAATTCGTATACCTGGAGTGGGAACACACTGCTGGGGCTACTCGGGTCAAAACGGTACAACATACCGCTCTATTTTCGCACCATCCCCGGACAAAACGTGACTGCCGGGCCTTATCAGGTGCTGCTGACCTTCAGCATCAACTACAACGTCTGCGCCGTCGGTCTGGGAAGCCTGTGTACATCTCCCCAGTCGGGAACCGCAACGACCAGTATTCTGCTTAACATGACCGTCACCAACGACTGCAGCGCCATGACCACGCCGGACGTAAACTTTAACAGCGCACCGCTGGTGCAAAGTTTTCCCAACGTTTCGCAGGCTATTGCCGTGACCTGTACCAAAGGCAGCACCTACACCATTGGCATTAATAATGGTGCCAACGCGCTGAACAACGTGCGGCGTATGGTGAGCGGCAGTAACGCCCTGAGCTACGACATCTATAAAGAAGCCAGCGGTAACCGCTGGGGCGGCAGCGGTGCCGAACGCTGGTCCAGCGCGACGTCGTCCCAGGTCAGTAGCGACGGGTTGCTGCGAACCTACAACTATACCGCTAAGGTCCTGACCAATCAGGCCACGCCACCCGCCGGCACCTACACCGATACGCTGATTGTTGACGTCGCGTTTTAA
- a CDS encoding fimbrial major subunit CsuA/B family protein: protein MKRKLLLICAGTLLTATTAHQALAVTSNGTIGATLTLTNGCLINGSPAQSGINFGILDFGTHPATFSTLTTQLTGASGGNTFTIQCTTASYSVAITGNTNSTAPGTVVGSPGTPARYLVNTTNTAQGVAYSLYSDSGFNTVVANNAALPIASTAGGVDSYTLYGRITGGGNSVTVVPGTYTDTINVSVTY, encoded by the coding sequence ATGAAAAGAAAACTCCTTTTGATCTGCGCAGGCACGTTGCTGACTGCGACAACGGCCCATCAGGCCCTGGCCGTCACCAGCAACGGCACCATTGGCGCCACGCTGACGCTAACAAACGGTTGTCTGATTAACGGATCGCCCGCCCAAAGCGGCATTAACTTCGGGATACTTGATTTCGGCACCCATCCCGCAACGTTTTCCACTCTGACCACGCAGCTAACCGGCGCCAGCGGCGGAAATACCTTCACCATTCAATGCACGACCGCCAGCTATTCGGTGGCGATCACCGGCAACACCAACTCCACGGCACCTGGCACCGTTGTCGGCTCGCCGGGAACGCCCGCGCGCTATCTGGTAAACACGACCAATACGGCGCAGGGGGTGGCTTACAGCCTGTACAGCGACAGCGGATTCAACACGGTGGTAGCTAATAACGCCGCGTTGCCGATCGCGTCCACGGCGGGGGGCGTTGACAGTTACACCCTCTACGGACGTATTACCGGCGGCGGTAACAGCGTTACGGTGGTACCGGGCACCTATACCGACACGATTAACGTCAGCGTGACCTATTAG
- the tar gene encoding methyl-accepting chemotaxis protein II yields MLNRIRVVTMLMMVLVIFALLQLISGGLFFSSLKQNQDSFAASNDLRLQQSELTSTWDLMLQTRINLSRSSARMMMDPNNQQSSAKTDLLKNARATLADAAKHYATFKQIAPQPAMAQVSQNIDEKYNAYYAGLTELIQFLESGNMDAYFAQPTQGMQNALGAALGEYAKASGDLYHSAFTESQNDYRFAKWQMAVLALALVIVLIAVWYGIRHILLNPLGRVIAHIRDIASGDLTKTLTVSGRNEITELANSVDHMQRSLIETVANVRNGSEAIYTGTSEIAMGNNDLSSRTEQQASALEETAASMEQLTATVKQNADNARQASQLAESASETAQRGGRVVDGVVKTMHEIADSSKKIADIISVIDGIAFQTNILALNAAVEAARAGEQGRGFAVVAGEVRNLASRSANAAKEIKALIEDSVSRVDTGSVLVESAGETMNDIVNAVTRVTDIMGEIASASDEQSRGIDQVALAVSEMDRVTQQNAALVQESAAAAAALEDQASRLKMAVSAFRLASLAGNTVTSQSTYRAPAADPAVTRMRAATAGQDENWETF; encoded by the coding sequence ATGTTGAACCGTATCCGCGTTGTCACAATGCTCATGATGGTGCTGGTCATTTTCGCACTACTTCAGCTTATCTCCGGCGGGCTTTTTTTCTCGTCGTTAAAACAGAACCAGGACAGCTTCGCCGCCTCGAACGATCTCCGCCTTCAGCAGAGCGAGCTTACGTCAACGTGGGATCTGATGCTGCAAACGCGCATCAACCTGAGCCGCTCGTCCGCGCGCATGATGATGGATCCCAACAATCAGCAGAGCAGCGCGAAAACCGATCTGCTAAAAAATGCCCGGGCCACGCTGGCCGACGCGGCAAAACACTACGCCACCTTCAAACAGATCGCCCCGCAGCCCGCTATGGCGCAGGTGAGCCAGAATATTGATGAAAAATATAACGCCTACTATGCCGGGCTGACGGAGCTGATTCAGTTCCTGGAGAGTGGCAACATGGACGCCTACTTCGCACAGCCGACGCAGGGGATGCAAAACGCACTCGGCGCGGCGCTGGGGGAATACGCGAAGGCCAGCGGCGATTTGTATCACTCGGCCTTTACTGAAAGCCAGAATGACTACCGCTTTGCGAAATGGCAGATGGCGGTGCTGGCGCTGGCGCTGGTCATTGTGCTGATCGCGGTCTGGTACGGCATTCGCCACATCCTGCTGAACCCGCTCGGTCGCGTGATTGCCCATATCCGCGATATTGCCAGCGGTGACCTGACTAAAACGCTGACCGTGTCCGGGCGCAATGAGATCACCGAGTTGGCCAACAGCGTCGACCATATGCAGCGTTCATTGATCGAGACCGTCGCCAACGTGCGTAACGGGTCAGAGGCTATCTATACCGGCACCAGCGAAATCGCGATGGGCAATAACGACCTTTCATCCCGTACCGAGCAGCAGGCTTCCGCTCTGGAAGAGACGGCCGCCAGCATGGAGCAGCTCACGGCAACTGTGAAGCAGAACGCCGATAACGCTCGCCAGGCGTCTCAGCTGGCGGAAAGCGCCTCCGAGACGGCGCAGCGCGGCGGTCGCGTGGTGGATGGCGTGGTGAAAACCATGCACGAAATCGCCGACAGCTCGAAGAAAATCGCTGACATTATCAGCGTCATCGACGGCATTGCCTTCCAGACAAACATCCTCGCGCTCAACGCCGCCGTGGAAGCGGCGCGCGCGGGCGAGCAGGGCCGCGGGTTTGCCGTGGTGGCCGGGGAAGTGCGCAACCTGGCCAGCCGCAGCGCCAACGCGGCGAAAGAGATCAAAGCCCTTATTGAAGACTCCGTCTCCCGCGTGGATACCGGCTCGGTGCTGGTGGAAAGCGCCGGGGAGACCATGAATGACATCGTGAATGCCGTTACCCGCGTAACGGACATCATGGGTGAAATCGCCTCTGCATCCGATGAGCAGAGTCGTGGTATCGACCAGGTTGCCCTGGCGGTATCGGAAATGGATCGCGTGACACAGCAAAACGCCGCCCTGGTGCAGGAGTCCGCTGCGGCGGCCGCTGCCCTGGAAGACCAGGCGAGCCGTCTGAAGATGGCCGTCTCGGCGTTTCGTCTCGCTTCACTCGCTGGAAATACGGTCACTTCGCAGTCGACGTACCGCGCGCCAGCCGCCGACCCGGCGGTCACCCGCATGCGTGCTGCAACGGCCGGACAAGATGAAAACTGGGAAACATTTTGA
- the cheA gene encoding chemotaxis protein CheA, with translation MSMDISDFYQTFFDEADELLADMEQHLLDLVPEAPDSEQLNAIFRAAHSIKGGAGTFGFTILQETTHLMENLLDEARRGEMQLNTDIINLFLETKDIMQEQLDAYKSSAEPDAASFEYICNALRQLALEAKGEVAAAVVPAAKLSVVDAVAAEEAAPAAQAGKLRVVLSRLKESEVNLLEEELGNLAKLSNVVKGKDSLAATLDDGISQDDIVAVLCFVIEADQIAFETETPAAEAPAAAEEVAVVAQAAAPAVASAAPALKAVPKETAAPGRAEKPAARSSESTSIRVAVEKVDQLINLVGELVITQSMLAQRSNELDPVTHGDLITSMGQLQRNARDLQESVMSIRMMPMEYVFSRFPRLVRDLASKLNKQIELTLMGSSTELDKSLIERIIDPLTHLVRNSLDHGIELPENRIAAGKSPVGNLILSAEHQGGNICIEVTDDGAGLNRERILAKAISQGMAVNENMTDEEVGMLIFAPGFSTAEQVTDVSGRGVGMDVVKRNIQEMGGHVEIQSKQGSGTTIRILLPLTLAILDGMSVKVADEVFILPLNAVMESLQPREEDLHPLAGGERVLEVRGEYLPLVELWKVFEVDGAKTEATQGIVVILQSAGRRYALLVDQLIGQHQVVVKNLESNYRKVPGISAATILGDGSVALIVDVSALQGLNREQRVAYTAA, from the coding sequence GTGAGCATGGATATTAGCGATTTTTATCAGACATTCTTTGATGAAGCCGACGAATTGTTGGCGGATATGGAGCAACATTTGCTCGATCTGGTGCCCGAAGCACCGGACTCCGAGCAGCTCAATGCCATCTTCCGCGCGGCGCATTCCATTAAAGGCGGAGCCGGAACGTTTGGATTTACCATCCTGCAGGAAACGACCCATTTAATGGAAAACCTGCTCGATGAAGCACGACGCGGTGAGATGCAGCTCAATACCGACATTATCAACCTGTTTTTGGAAACCAAAGATATTATGCAGGAACAGCTCGACGCCTATAAAAGTTCGGCAGAGCCTGATGCCGCCAGCTTTGAATACATCTGCAATGCGCTGCGCCAGCTCGCCCTGGAAGCAAAAGGTGAGGTCGCTGCAGCCGTTGTCCCTGCGGCAAAACTGAGCGTTGTTGATGCGGTTGCTGCTGAAGAGGCCGCGCCCGCTGCGCAAGCGGGCAAACTGCGCGTTGTGCTGTCACGCCTGAAAGAGAGCGAAGTTAACCTGCTGGAAGAAGAGCTGGGCAACCTGGCGAAGTTAAGCAATGTGGTGAAAGGCAAAGACAGCCTCGCGGCGACCCTCGATGACGGTATCAGTCAGGACGATATCGTGGCGGTGCTGTGCTTTGTGATTGAAGCCGACCAGATTGCTTTCGAAACGGAAACCCCCGCGGCAGAAGCGCCGGCTGCAGCAGAAGAGGTTGCCGTCGTTGCCCAGGCTGCGGCACCGGCTGTTGCGTCTGCGGCACCGGCGTTGAAGGCTGTGCCAAAAGAGACCGCAGCACCTGGCCGCGCTGAAAAACCGGCCGCGCGCTCCAGCGAGTCCACCAGCATTCGCGTTGCCGTTGAGAAGGTCGATCAGCTGATTAACCTGGTTGGCGAACTGGTAATCACCCAGTCCATGCTGGCGCAGCGCTCCAATGAACTGGACCCGGTCACGCATGGCGATCTGATCACCAGCATGGGCCAGCTGCAGCGTAACGCCCGCGATCTGCAGGAATCGGTCATGTCCATCCGCATGATGCCGATGGAATATGTCTTCAGCCGATTCCCGCGCCTGGTGCGCGACCTCGCCAGCAAGCTGAATAAGCAGATTGAACTGACCCTGATGGGCAGCTCAACGGAGCTGGATAAGAGCCTGATCGAGCGCATCATCGACCCGTTAACGCACCTGGTGCGTAACAGCCTGGACCACGGTATCGAACTGCCGGAAAACCGCATTGCCGCCGGGAAATCCCCGGTCGGGAACCTGATCCTCTCAGCGGAACATCAGGGCGGGAACATCTGCATCGAAGTGACCGACGACGGTGCCGGTCTTAACCGCGAGCGCATCCTGGCGAAGGCCATTTCGCAGGGGATGGCGGTGAATGAAAACATGACCGACGAAGAGGTGGGCATGCTCATCTTCGCGCCGGGCTTCTCGACCGCCGAGCAGGTGACGGACGTTTCCGGGCGCGGCGTCGGCATGGACGTGGTGAAGCGTAACATCCAGGAGATGGGCGGCCACGTTGAGATCCAGTCTAAACAGGGTTCCGGCACCACCATCCGTATTCTGCTGCCGCTGACGCTGGCGATCCTCGACGGTATGTCGGTGAAAGTGGCGGACGAAGTTTTCATTCTGCCGCTGAATGCGGTGATGGAATCCCTGCAGCCGCGTGAGGAAGATCTGCATCCGCTGGCGGGCGGCGAGCGCGTGCTTGAGGTGCGCGGTGAGTACCTGCCGCTGGTCGAGCTGTGGAAAGTGTTCGAAGTGGACGGGGCGAAGACCGAGGCCACGCAGGGTATCGTGGTGATCCTGCAAAGCGCGGGCCGCCGCTACGCGCTGCTGGTCGATCAGCTGATTGGTCAGCACCAGGTGGTGGTGAAGAACCTCGAAAGCAACTACCGCAAGGTGCCGGGTATTTCTGCTGCCACCATCCTGGGGGATGGTAGCGTGGCGCTGATCGTCGACGTGTCGGCGCTTCAGGGATTAAATCGTGAACAACGTGTGGCGTACACAGCCGCCTGA
- a CDS encoding dicarboxylate/amino acid:cation symporter, with product MASANKLTLFIVIFMLAGILSGAAIHEYASADAIKAWSDNITLLTDIFLRLIKMVIAPLVFSTLTVGIMKLGETSTIGRVGGKAMVWFISSSVLSILVGLFIVTLERPGSGLNLTVPTEAVDTGLAVGGMTLKAFLSHTIPTSIAGAMSNNEILQIVVFSMFFGIGGASLGQKFNAPLVAALDVVSHIMLKVTGYVMYVAPLAIFAAISSVIATQGLGILLNYASFIGGYYVAILLTCMVLLAVGYMVLKKEVFRLVSMLKDPVLVAFTTSSSEAAYPKTLEQLERFGCSRNIASFVLPIGYSFNLVGSMVYCSFASMFIAQAYNIHLSFSEVTVLMLTLMLASKGIAGVPRSSLVVLAATIPSFNIPVAGILLLMGIDHFLDMGRSAINVLGNGIATAMLSQNEGAREAEAELVKQEA from the coding sequence GTGGCAAGTGCAAACAAACTCACACTCTTCATCGTGATATTCATGCTGGCGGGTATTCTTTCAGGGGCGGCAATTCACGAGTACGCATCTGCGGATGCCATCAAAGCCTGGTCGGATAATATTACCCTTCTGACCGATATTTTCCTCCGTCTGATCAAAATGGTTATTGCGCCGCTGGTCTTCAGCACGCTTACCGTGGGCATTATGAAGCTGGGAGAAACCTCCACCATTGGCCGCGTGGGCGGCAAAGCGATGGTGTGGTTTATCAGCTCATCCGTGCTCTCCATTCTGGTCGGACTGTTTATCGTCACGCTGGAGCGTCCGGGAAGCGGTCTGAACCTGACGGTCCCAACCGAGGCGGTAGATACAGGCCTGGCCGTGGGCGGGATGACGCTGAAAGCGTTCCTGTCTCACACCATTCCAACCAGTATCGCAGGGGCGATGTCGAACAATGAGATCCTGCAGATTGTGGTGTTCTCGATGTTCTTCGGCATTGGTGGCGCGTCGCTGGGGCAGAAATTCAACGCGCCGCTGGTGGCCGCGCTGGATGTGGTTTCCCATATCATGCTGAAGGTAACGGGTTACGTGATGTACGTTGCGCCGCTGGCCATCTTTGCGGCGATCTCCTCCGTCATTGCCACGCAGGGTCTTGGCATCCTGTTAAACTACGCCTCCTTTATTGGCGGCTACTACGTTGCCATTCTTCTCACCTGCATGGTGCTGCTGGCCGTGGGTTACATGGTGCTTAAAAAAGAGGTATTTCGCCTGGTCAGCATGCTGAAAGATCCGGTACTGGTCGCATTCACTACCAGCAGTTCTGAAGCAGCCTACCCTAAAACGCTGGAGCAGCTGGAGCGCTTTGGCTGCTCGCGCAATATCGCCTCTTTCGTTCTGCCAATTGGCTACTCCTTCAACCTGGTGGGGTCGATGGTGTACTGCTCTTTCGCCTCGATGTTCATCGCTCAGGCGTACAACATTCACCTGAGTTTCTCTGAGGTGACGGTGCTGATGCTGACCCTGATGCTGGCGTCGAAAGGGATTGCGGGCGTACCGCGTTCTTCGCTGGTGGTGCTGGCAGCGACCATTCCGAGCTTTAATATTCCTGTGGCGGGGATCCTGCTGCTGATGGGAATCGACCACTTCCTGGATATGGGGCGTTCCGCGATTAACGTGCTGGGGAATGGTATTGCGACCGCGATGCTGTCTCAGAATGAAGGTGCGCGGGAAGCGGAAGCTGAGCTGGTAAAGCAGGAAGCGTAA
- a CDS encoding molecular chaperone has product MKPIIRHMCLAGVLSCVAAAGQAQAAATILLWPIDPWLAADANATELWIQNQGNSATTMQVRIVRWKQEGGYERYSAQQDVVASPPIVTIQKGNKQLIRLIKQGAVPAGVEQAYRIIVDEIPQPDAKAAPAIGLKLQMRYSIPLFVYGQGIPTLKEGAHHALVETRNLSWRVTQEGGQPALQVRNQGDVHVRLSQVSLVQGGQKRTVAEGLLGYVLPGSTRSWPIPAGVRQPDRMSAQINARDAQWQSTPVN; this is encoded by the coding sequence ATGAAGCCAATTATCAGGCATATGTGTCTGGCGGGTGTGTTGTCATGCGTCGCGGCGGCCGGACAGGCGCAGGCGGCGGCCACCATTCTGCTCTGGCCCATCGATCCCTGGCTTGCCGCCGATGCTAACGCCACGGAGTTGTGGATCCAGAACCAGGGGAACAGCGCAACGACCATGCAGGTGCGGATTGTGCGCTGGAAGCAGGAGGGCGGATACGAACGCTACAGCGCGCAGCAGGACGTGGTCGCCAGCCCGCCCATTGTCACCATCCAGAAAGGTAATAAGCAGCTGATTCGTCTTATTAAACAGGGCGCGGTTCCTGCAGGCGTTGAACAGGCGTACCGCATTATCGTGGATGAAATCCCGCAGCCTGACGCCAAAGCTGCACCCGCCATCGGCCTCAAATTACAGATGCGTTACTCCATTCCGCTGTTTGTTTACGGACAGGGGATCCCGACCCTGAAAGAGGGAGCGCATCACGCGCTGGTGGAGACCCGAAACCTGAGCTGGCGGGTGACGCAGGAGGGAGGACAACCTGCATTACAGGTGCGTAATCAGGGGGATGTGCACGTCAGGCTTAGCCAGGTGTCGCTGGTGCAGGGGGGGCAAAAACGCACCGTAGCGGAGGGATTACTGGGATACGTCCTGCCGGGCAGTACCCGTAGCTGGCCGATACCCGCTGGCGTTCGTCAGCCAGACCGGATGAGCGCGCAGATTAATGCCAGGGACGCACAATGGCAGTCGACGCCCGTCAACTGA
- a CDS encoding spore coat protein U domain-containing protein codes for MKALFIGLRKSAEGHVQPFFALIVGLLLLPTAGAVTSQSFKVSATIVPGCAVATGSGGILGTLDFGTHNGVESAPVSTSFVPNGALSIACTPGVALTMSINGGQNYSSVRRMKRTNGTEMVPYRLYSSSSLAANSEIGVNQAIPVTYTNSNNIALPLFGVALLTGFSPAGTYSDQLTVTLSW; via the coding sequence ATGAAGGCACTTTTTATAGGTCTGCGCAAAAGCGCAGAGGGACACGTGCAGCCTTTTTTCGCGCTAATCGTCGGGTTGTTGCTGCTCCCCACTGCGGGGGCGGTAACATCGCAATCCTTTAAGGTCAGCGCGACCATTGTACCGGGATGCGCAGTGGCTACCGGCAGCGGGGGAATTCTCGGTACGCTGGATTTTGGCACCCATAACGGCGTGGAAAGTGCGCCGGTGAGCACCAGCTTTGTACCAAACGGGGCCTTGTCCATCGCCTGCACACCGGGCGTGGCGCTGACTATGAGTATTAATGGCGGTCAGAATTATTCATCCGTTCGCCGAATGAAACGTACGAACGGGACGGAAATGGTCCCGTACCGGCTGTACAGCAGCAGTTCGCTGGCCGCGAACAGCGAAATCGGCGTTAACCAGGCGATACCGGTGACCTATACCAACAGCAATAACATCGCGCTGCCCCTTTTTGGCGTGGCGCTATTGACCGGGTTTAGCCCGGCAGGAACCTATTCCGATCAGCTCACCGTGACCTTGTCATGGTAA
- the cheW gene encoding chemotaxis protein CheW: MTGMSNVTKLAGEPSGQEFLVFTLGDEEYGIDILKVQEIRGYDQVTRIANTPAFIKGVTNLRGVIVPIVDLRVKFSQGDVDYNDNTVVIVLNLGQRVVGIVVDGVSDVLSLTSDQIRPAPEFAVTLSTEYLTGLGALGERMLILVNIEKLLNSEEMALLDIAANHVA, encoded by the coding sequence ATGACCGGTATGAGTAATGTAACGAAACTGGCGGGCGAGCCATCAGGGCAGGAATTCCTGGTCTTCACTTTGGGCGATGAGGAGTACGGCATCGATATCCTGAAAGTGCAGGAAATTCGCGGTTACGACCAGGTTACCCGCATCGCGAACACGCCTGCGTTTATTAAAGGCGTCACCAACCTGCGCGGCGTGATTGTGCCAATCGTCGATCTGCGCGTGAAGTTCAGCCAGGGCGACGTTGACTACAATGACAACACCGTGGTGATCGTCCTCAACCTGGGGCAGCGCGTGGTGGGTATCGTGGTGGATGGCGTATCTGACGTCCTCTCCCTGACGTCTGACCAAATCCGCCCTGCGCCGGAATTTGCGGTCACGCTGTCGACCGAATACCTGACCGGTCTGGGCGCGCTCGGCGAGCGTATGCTGATTCTGGTGAACATTGAGAAGCTGCTGAACAGCGAAGAGATGGCGCTGCTGGATATCGCGGCGAATCATGTAGCGTAG
- a CDS encoding fimbrial biogenesis outer membrane usher protein, whose protein sequence is MAVDARQLKPAMMMLLCVSTTAWGEPGDDSLPPPPQAQAVNDEAVFQLALVLNHYDTGLVVPVTQRNGAFFISSADLLRAGLPQEHVPAGEVNLSSLSQVRVEYDSAAQRLLLTLPRDWIAARVTPFSAQTAQSKPHYGRGALLNYDLYTNHTEHTGGQASLWHELRYFDENGSFSTTGYARKNFTGNDGQQEGYVRYDTTLLITNEDDATTWSAGDVISDALSWTSSVRMGGISYGRDFSLRPDLVTWPLPEFSGEAAVPTSVDLFINGYRSGSTQLQPGPFTLTNLPYINGAGDAVLVTTDALGRQVSTTLPFYVTSDLLKTGLSDGAVTLGSLRRNYGIRNFDYGPAAGSGSYRYGMTDWLTLEGHAEGAEELALGGAGTVIKLGQFGVVNSSYSQSRMRGDDGGQISWGYQYSTSEFSVATQHTRRDRGFGNLALYDQPTVYDENDRPIASFSRNTDQYSLTFNLGQYGNIGAAWIGVESFDSQKTELLNLSWSRNLWGASSIYLAGSRDQQRGDWTVALSLQVPLGERDSAAVTFENTPDAGSSQRINYNHSMPSDGGFSWNMAWANQSKSSDYQQGTLGWRNNNIELQGGGYGERDTMTWWGEAMGAIVLMDGELFAANKINDAFVVISTDGHPDVPVSYENQPVGKTNNNGYLLVSGVSAYYPASYRIDTLNLPADTRLKETERRIAIRRHSGYLVDFPMEQERVASVILHDAQGQAIPVGSQVRRASRSNAVVGYDGIAWLENLSDVNPLEVITPAGKRCTATLTVGANPEHKLQTYGPLVCREGP, encoded by the coding sequence ATGGCAGTCGACGCCCGTCAACTGAAGCCGGCAATGATGATGCTGCTTTGCGTCAGTACCACAGCCTGGGGCGAACCCGGCGACGACAGTTTGCCGCCGCCTCCCCAGGCACAGGCGGTAAATGATGAAGCGGTCTTTCAGCTTGCCCTCGTGCTCAACCACTATGACACCGGTCTGGTGGTCCCCGTGACGCAGCGCAACGGCGCTTTCTTTATTTCCAGCGCCGATTTGCTGCGCGCCGGGCTGCCCCAGGAGCATGTGCCCGCCGGAGAGGTGAATCTCTCCTCACTGAGCCAGGTTCGTGTGGAGTACGACAGCGCCGCGCAGCGCCTGCTGCTGACCCTTCCCCGGGACTGGATCGCCGCCCGGGTGACACCCTTTAGCGCGCAAACGGCGCAGTCCAAACCGCACTACGGGCGTGGCGCGCTGTTGAATTACGATCTCTACACCAACCACACGGAGCATACTGGCGGCCAGGCGTCGCTCTGGCATGAACTCCGCTACTTCGACGAGAACGGCTCGTTTTCCACCACCGGGTACGCCCGGAAAAATTTCACCGGAAACGACGGTCAGCAGGAAGGGTATGTTCGCTATGACACCACGCTGCTGATAACGAATGAGGATGACGCGACCACCTGGAGCGCCGGAGACGTTATCAGCGATGCCCTGAGCTGGACCTCCAGCGTGCGGATGGGCGGTATCAGCTACGGACGCGATTTCTCCCTGCGCCCGGACCTGGTGACATGGCCGCTGCCCGAATTTTCGGGGGAGGCCGCGGTCCCCACCTCGGTGGATCTCTTTATCAACGGCTATCGGTCCGGCTCAACTCAGCTTCAGCCGGGCCCCTTCACTCTGACCAATCTGCCCTATATCAACGGGGCGGGGGATGCGGTGCTGGTCACCACCGATGCGCTGGGACGCCAGGTGAGCACCACGCTCCCGTTTTATGTCACCAGTGATTTGCTTAAAACAGGGCTGAGCGACGGGGCCGTGACGCTCGGCAGCCTGCGCCGGAATTACGGCATCAGGAATTTTGACTACGGCCCTGCGGCAGGCAGCGGCTCGTATCGCTACGGGATGACGGACTGGCTGACGCTGGAGGGCCACGCGGAAGGGGCAGAAGAGCTGGCGCTGGGCGGGGCGGGGACGGTGATAAAGCTCGGCCAGTTTGGCGTGGTGAATTCCTCTTACTCACAAAGCCGCATGCGCGGGGACGACGGCGGGCAAATCAGCTGGGGCTATCAGTACAGCACCAGCGAGTTTAGCGTCGCGACCCAGCACACCCGTCGCGATCGCGGCTTTGGCAATCTCGCTCTCTATGACCAACCGACGGTATATGACGAAAATGACAGACCCATCGCCAGCTTTAGCCGCAATACGGACCAGTATTCTCTGACCTTCAATCTGGGGCAGTACGGCAATATTGGCGCGGCCTGGATCGGCGTGGAAAGCTTTGACAGCCAGAAAACGGAACTGCTGAATCTCTCCTGGAGCCGCAATCTCTGGGGGGCAAGCAGTATTTACCTGGCCGGCAGTCGGGACCAGCAGCGTGGGGACTGGACGGTCGCGCTGTCGCTGCAGGTGCCGCTGGGGGAACGCGACAGCGCTGCCGTCACCTTCGAAAACACCCCGGATGCAGGCAGCTCGCAGCGCATTAACTACAACCACTCTATGCCTTCTGACGGCGGGTTTAGCTGGAACATGGCCTGGGCCAACCAGTCAAAATCCAGTGATTATCAGCAGGGTACGCTGGGCTGGCGCAATAACAATATCGAACTGCAGGGCGGTGGCTATGGCGAGAGGGACACCATGACCTGGTGGGGCGAGGCGATGGGCGCCATTGTCCTGATGGACGGCGAGCTGTTCGCGGCGAACAAAATCAACGATGCGTTTGTGGTGATCAGCACCGACGGCCATCCGGACGTGCCCGTCAGCTATGAAAACCAGCCCGTCGGCAAAACGAATAACAACGGCTACCTGCTGGTCAGCGGGGTGTCGGCGTACTATCCGGCAAGCTACCGGATCGATACGCTGAATCTGCCGGCGGATACCCGGCTGAAGGAGACTGAGCGGCGGATCGCCATTCGTCGTCACAGCGGCTATCTGGTGGACTTCCCGATGGAGCAGGAGCGGGTGGCAAGCGTCATTCTGCACGATGCGCAGGGGCAGGCGATCCCGGTGGGAAGCCAGGTCCGACGTGCCTCGCGCAGCAATGCGGTGGTGGGGTATGACGGCATCGCGTGGCTGGAGAACCTCAGCGATGTGAACCCGCTTGAGGTGATCACCCCTGCCGGAAAACGCTGCACGGCGACCCTGACCGTGGGGGCCAATCCGGAGCACAAGCTGCAAACCTACGGTCCGCTGGTTTGTCGGGAGGGGCCATGA